In Plasmodium relictum strain SGS1 genome assembly, contig: PRELSG_00_v1_52, whole genome shotgun sequence, the sequence taaataaaaactcatttataactgttaataggtttattaaaagatgcagtaaaatttaacttcaattaaatattatgcatcataagaaaacagtatatatatatatataataaaaacgaatatatatacataaacgtatacttagttatacatgctctttattaatttgtttgcttaatacttgatttattaattgcccgtttaatgactttgctagagtattaaacaaacaaattaataaagagcatgtataactaagtatacgtttatatatatatattcgtttttattatatatatatatactgtttttcttatgatgcataatatttaattgaagttaaattttactgcatcttttaataaacctattaacagttataaatgagtttttatttacaaagaattaatatcttcttttaattaattacatacaaacaatttataacaatttattaagtcaaaatttatgatattcaatgttatttcaaaaatatacattgaataatacataaacatttctcttatctcttaagtttttaataagttaacatttctttcttttaatttttatttacactaaaaattaaaacataacataacatttcaAAACtcttctaaaaaaaaaatattaattttttttttttttaattacaaagatgtatatatatataaataaacaaacaaaaaaaaaaaaataactttatttttttttttttttatataggactagcgtcagtgcatggctaacttgtacgtatacaactagtaactagcttagcatgctacaaaaggttaataataccttttattaaccaatactctagcaaagtcattaaacgggcaattaataaatcaggtATATATAATCTTTCTGTTTTATAATGTACAGGAAATTCATCCTTCCATATCACATCTCTTGgtatttcctttttatccATTTTAACAGCTTCAGCTATTTCTTGTACTGATGATATAACATGTAAATCTTCATTTTCCTCAAATGGTTTATAACAATGCAGTAACATATAATTAAgatttttgatttattaattgaataTTCAAAGATTCgaataaaagtaatgaatatccaagttaataaagagctAATTTTAGGACCCCTTTatagtaattttttattattggttaataaaggttattattaacctttttcagTACAAAATGCTAGGTTACTGTACGTGTATTTACAAGTACGCATGCACTAACTGAGTAACAGAGAATATTATGatttttgtagtacacttaGCTAGTTTGTGTATGTACAAAATAATTGTGTACtaatactaataaaaataaaaaaataaaaaaataaaaaaaaaaaaaatatagatatttcttttgtttttgttttattttttttttgaaatattttaaaaaaaaaaaaaaataattttttttttttttggggttTTTGTTtgttaagaaaatttttgttaattaaaaaaatttaaatatctttttaaaaattaaaaagataagattaataatttttgtatcATCAgtgttatattttaaaaataacattaaataatatagagATTTGacattattaattgttatagtttgtatataatttttaatttaaagaataagtaattctttataattaaaaattcatttatagAAATTAATAAGACTATTAAAAtcgtaataaaattttactcagtcataaatgctctttattaatttgtttgtttaatactctagcaaagttaTTAAACGGCCAAATAATAAACTGATTATAGACcttatttataatacaaaattaattaaatcactaaaatttttaaaatctataaaagttcaaaaaaaataaaagcaatCCACTTGCTAATCTTCTCCATTCAAAATCTTTTTTCCCAAAAAAAATCTCTTTCttttctcaaaaaaaaataaaacatgcaaaaaaaaaataaaaaattaaaaaaaaagacataatataattataaccgAGATgtgtcttaaaaaaaatatataattagacACACTAAGTTAGTCAAGGTTCTAAtagctttatttttttagcaTGCAATATTTTCCTAAAAGAGACataattatgtaaattttaaatatttaaaatgcaTTTTAATTAAGGGCaatgaatttattcattGACCAATTTTCTATATCATCTTCTACAGACCTATTAATCCAATCAGCTAAGCTATTTTCAACCCCATCAATATGTTAAAATACTAGATTAAATTCAGATAACCTTAATTTCCATCGATATAATTTTCCGGAGTTAATTGAATCTAATACTGTTAAACATTTATAGTCTGTTTTAATTAAAGTTTTGGAtccttttatataataatcaaAAGTTTCACATGCTATTACTATAgcaaataattctttttctataGTGCTCCATCTCCTTTGTACATCATTCAACTTTCTAGAagtaaaatgaataaatttattaaactcAGTTTTTTCATCTATTTGTACTAAAACAGAACCTATAGCATATTCAGATGCATCCGTATAAGTGATATAAGGCTTTCCAGATTCAGGGAATGATAATGATGTAATTTCAGCCATCTTTCTCTTAATCTGTTCAAATATTTGAGAATGTTCTTCAGTACATACAAACTTTTCCTTTTTAGATGTTAATGGAACTAATCTAGATGTTAATTCAGAGAAATTTCTTATATAATTTCTATAATAATTAGCAGCTCCTAAAAAAGATCTTAATTGCTTCTTCGCCTTTGGCCTTGTAGCTTCCATGATAGTATTTATTCTGTCTGGTGAAGGTTTTATCCCTTGATAATCGATTATTTGTCCTAAATAGGTGGTCAATGAGTAAATCCATTGTCCTTAATTAATAtgcattttaaatatttaaaatttaaataattatctcTCCTTTAGGAAAATATTGCATGCTAAAAAATTAAGCTATTAGAACCTTGACTAATTTAGTGTTcctaattatatatatttttttttagacaCATCTcggttataattatattatgtcttttttttatttttttattttttttttgcattctttattttttaaaaaaaaaaaaagaagaaaaattgaATGGAAAAGGTTAGCAAGTTGGttaaatttgttattaaccttttgtagcacactaagctagtttactacttgtgtacgtacaagttagccatgtaCTGACgctaattaataaaaaaaaaaaaaaataaagttttttttttttgtttgtttatttttattttatatatatctttgtaattaaaaaaaaaaaaattaaatatatattttttttagtggtcgaaattatttttttttttgttgtcatgttatgtttttaacattattattatgataGTTTTGtctatatgtttttaattaaaagaataagtaattctttataaataaaaactcatttataataattaaaaactaatatatatatgaacgtatatttagttatacaatgctctttattaatttgtttgtttaatactctggCAAAGTTATTAAAcgaccaattaataaatcagagATATAAGAATAACGTTTgtgttatattcaatgtatatttttgaaataacaatGAATAATATAATGTTTTGACTTAATTAATTGCTTTAGTTTGTCTgcatgtttttaattaaaagaataagtaattccttgtaaataaaaactcatttataacaattaataggTCTTTTAAAGAGGCAATAAAATTAAACTCATATTAAATAGTATGCATTATAAGAAaactgtatatatatatataataaaaaccaATATATatacgtatacttagttatacatgttttttattaatttgttagtttaatactctagcaaagtcattaaacggtcaattaataaatcaattattctatttttcaAAGCagcttttttaaaatttaatgagAAAAACTAATacataatgaattaaataaaaataagaaacagtattatatttataatataaatgttatATAAAGCAGTCGAACAGTATTaacacaaaaaataaaacattctAGAAAAATcattcatttattattaaaaaaaaaatgtatataatttttttttatttactaaatatatattcaaaaaataaaaagagaaaacGAATccatttaagaaaaatagcaaaagaagataaaatatgtttaaataaaataacaaaacaaaattaaattcatttaaataaaataaagaaagaaaattaaattcatttaaataaaataaagaaagaaaattaaatccctttaaataaaataacaagaGAAAATTAAAtccatttaaataaaatagcaaaacgaaaataaaaagattatgattttaatgtataaataaataaacgtttttaaatatatatatacttatttttattatatatataatagtttcttatgatgcataatatttaatttgattgAAATTTTACTCCATCTTTTAATAAGCAtgttaaattgttataaaggagtttttattaacaaaaaatttgtttattcttttaattaaaaacatacatacaatttataataattaaaaaagtcaaaactgtaatttattcaatattatttcaaaaatatacatcgAATATAACATTAACATTATTATACTGTTTCATTTATTAAGTTTTTATGTaagtaaaattaattctctttttaattcgaACAAAGtccacaaaaaaaaaaaaaattaaaaaaaaattttttttttttaattacaaagatatacatacaataaaataaacaaaacaaaaaaaaacaatataaaattattttatttttttttttttaactagagtTAATGCATGACTAGTAAACTAACTTAATATaccataaaaatttaataacatCTTTAACCaatattctaaaaatattgataattaaagaaatttCAAATGAAATCTCATTTAGTTTtacttcattatttttcagtaataatatttaaattagataaaaaaaaaaaaaaggctTTTTatgaagtatttttttttaattttttatagattataatagtaataagTATTTACTTTTATGGATTTGATCgaatttacaaaaataagtagtgaatttaatttttatgaaaaattttttttgtgcttataataaatattataataattcctttttatattttattagatTTAAACTTAAATTTATGAGGTATAAGAAAATACAATGGATAAGAAATTTAGAAGAATCTAGCGTCGAGGCGAAGGAACTTGAAGATAATTCAGATAGTAAATTAGTATTGGAAAAGGAACTACTGATTGGAAAGAATTTTGATAAAtcaaaaatttcatttttagaTTTAATAAATGTACTACTTCAAGATTATGATGAAAGCTtggaaagaaagaaaaattatcttAGTGATATGTATAATACCTTGATCAGTTCCAACAGTGAATTGTCTGGTTTTTTAGGTTTACTTTCTGATTCCAAAAGTCATATAGATCAGATATTTAAGGATCCAAATTCTTTTGGTGAATTAGAATCAGAATTACGTAAATTAGGTGATGCAAATGTGACTCTACATATTGATGAGAATGATTCATGTTTATTAATTGATGGGAAAGATGGGGGTGAGTATTTAAAAcagttaaattttaataaagatattactttaaaaatagaaaattctttcggttattttaataaattaagtgAAAAGAATGATATACTTCTCCCTAAACTTGATAGTGTCTGGAATTGTCAACTGCATACTAGGATATATTTAAGGAAATTTATGGACACATTCCCTTTAAAATATTCGTATGTATACGGGAAAACGATAAGAAGTTTTGGAGATTCTTTTACTGAATGTTTTATTGtgatgaataattttttatttcaatttcGTGATCATTTATGTAAGGATCAAAAATGGGAtaatttagaattttttaatcGTTTATTTAGTAAGCGTaaggaaaaaaatgtaaaattttctaaaaagaTAGATATTACATATTTGAGTTCTTTAGTTAGTAAATTTAATGAAACATTAGATAAATTAATGgaggaaaaaattaataaattatttatgagAATAAATGTTGAACCaaatgatgaaataaaatgGATGATAGCTTTTATTGTATACGTACTTGAAACAGATAGTTCTAAAAATGAATCTATATTAGAAGATGTGGAAAGTTGGTACAAGGGAGAATTTAAGAGTCCAATTTTGGATAATATACGTAAATCATTTTTACAAGAAAaagatgatataaaaaaatctttAGATTCATTTAATGAATATGTACAAgctaaatataatattaatgtaAATAGTGAAAGCATTAGATCAGCGGTAAAACGTCTTCGTAATATACCTtatgaagaaataattaaagaaGTATTTTGTGCCATTGCATATTCATTATTGTGTAAGAAACAACTAAATGAGTATTTGAAATTtatagaattatttaaatcaaaaaaaaaaaaatttgtatcCTTTAGACCTGGAAATTTAATGGaaaaatttttgaatatttatgaaaaaagtcgtttttttaataatctgTATATTAGCGATATTGGTATAAATCGACTATCAAGAGAATTGTGGAAAAATGCAAAAAAGTTCAGCGTCTTTAAACGTTTGGtacatttattaaataaagaattaattaaGTTAGAAAGTACAAACTTTAGTTCTGGAAAAGAATTAGTAAAcaaaaatgtaattttatttttactttatagtattaaaaaatgcgaagatatatatgaaaaatataatttgtaTAAAATATCTTTAAAGACTGACCAGTAAATGATATTATTgagatattttaaataacattaggaatgaaaaattaataaatatgtattgTTTGTACATATAATgtattagaaaaataaaaaacgttattaatttttctgtttgaaattttgatttattaattgcctgtttaatgacttttcTAGAGTATGAGTTAATAAAGGatgttattaattttttatggtGCATAAAGTTAGTTTATATGTTAGGAAAATATAAGTCAATCATATATTGACgctatgtaaaaaaaattttatagttatattttttttttttaatttttatatatctttgtaattaatttttgtttattttttttttattttaatttttatatatctgatttattaattgtccatttaat encodes:
- a CDS encoding fam-f protein, producing MKSHLVLLHYFSIIIVISIYFYGFDRIYKNKFKLKFMRYKKIQWIRNLEESSVEAKELEDNSDSKLVLEKELLIGKNFDKSKISFLDLINVLLQDYDESLERKKNYLSDMYNTLISSNSELSGFLGLLSDSKSHIDQIFKDPNSFGELESELRKLGDANVTLHIDENDSCLLIDGKDGGEYLKQLNFNKDITLKIENSFGYFNKLSEKNDILLPKLDSVWNCQLHTRIYLRKFMDTFPLKYSYVYGKTIRSFGDSFTECFIVMNNFLFQFRDHLCKDQKWDNLEFFNRLFSKRKEKNVKFSKKIDITYLSSLVSKFNETLDKLMEEKINKLFMRINVEPNDEIKWMIAFIVYVLETDSSKNESILEDVESWYKGEFKSPILDNIRKSFLQEKDDIKKSLDSFNEYVQAKYNINVNSESIRSAVKRLRNIPYEEIIKEVFCAIAYSLLCKKQLNEYLKFIELFKSKKKKFVSFRPGNLMEKFLNIYEKSRFFNNLYISDIGINRLSRELWKNAKKFSVFKRLVHLLNKELIKLESTNFSSGKELVNKNVILFLLYSIKKCEDIYEKYNLYKISLKTDQ